The genomic region GAACGACACCGCCGAGGACGCGTGACCCGGGCAGGCCGGCCGGGGCCGGAGGACGGTCCGGACCGCTTGTACACGGTGACTCGGGGGCGCAGTCGGGCCAGTACCGACGCCTTCGACGTGGTGACGCTGATCGTCACGGAGCGCCCGCCGGTCCCCGGCATGCAGTCCGAGCACGCGCGGATCCTGCGGCTGTGCGAGCAGCCGACCGCGGTGGTGG from Kitasatospora azatica KCTC 9699 harbors:
- a CDS encoding DUF742 domain-containing protein — translated: MTRAGRPGPEDGPDRLYTVTRGRSRASTDAFDVVTLIVTERPPVPGMQSEHARILRLCEQPTAVVEVAAELRLPISVVKILLGDLLEAGQITARHPRFVPRAQLPDLDTLKQVLHGLQRL